One genomic window of Micrococcus flavus includes the following:
- a CDS encoding polysaccharide biosynthesis tyrosine autokinase, protein MNLLDFLRVLRNNKLLLLGGIVLGVVAGLVYSLLQPTLYTATSTGFVTVQGEASISGTETAQTRAQSYVPLINSRTVRERISQGGVDTAGASLSAALVPGSNLITVSAIAPDAQQAAALANTALVATADVANGLDPASNVKVTAMEDALPPQAPSSPDHLRNALIGGSIGLLAALAAAFLRRLLDVNVRTTTDATQASGAGLLGAIPQDKTMTAERTDRLGDPSPRAAEAVRQLRTNLRFAAVDDPPRVVMVTSSNPGEGKSTVIGSLAQAVAASGQPVILIDADLRRPRQAGQFGVDGRVGLSEVLSGDVFLADALITLEDGLVLLPAGRTPPNPSEQLGSSRMRELLEALSETHMILVDAPPVLPVTDSTLLANAVDGTILVVRHGTTRKEHVEVARDMLARVHARVLGVVLNGVPASGVGSDYYGGGLGSHEDEYHAYYRAPAESRKAEAPLDGAGTDAAAEARGSTVAEERRG, encoded by the coding sequence ATGAACCTCCTCGACTTCCTGCGCGTGCTGCGCAACAACAAGCTGCTCCTGCTGGGCGGGATCGTCCTCGGCGTGGTGGCCGGCCTTGTCTACTCCCTGCTGCAGCCCACGCTGTACACGGCCACCTCCACGGGGTTCGTGACAGTCCAGGGGGAGGCGAGCATCTCCGGCACGGAGACGGCGCAGACCCGGGCGCAGTCCTATGTCCCGCTGATCAACAGCCGCACCGTGCGTGAGCGCATCTCCCAGGGCGGGGTGGACACCGCCGGCGCGAGCCTCAGCGCCGCCCTGGTCCCCGGCTCGAACCTCATCACGGTCTCGGCGATCGCCCCGGACGCCCAGCAGGCCGCCGCCCTGGCCAACACGGCCCTGGTGGCCACCGCTGACGTGGCCAACGGGCTGGACCCCGCATCCAATGTCAAGGTCACGGCCATGGAGGACGCCCTGCCCCCGCAGGCGCCCTCCAGCCCGGACCACCTGCGCAACGCTCTGATCGGCGGGTCCATCGGGCTCCTGGCCGCCCTCGCCGCAGCCTTCCTGCGGCGCCTCCTGGACGTGAACGTGCGCACCACCACGGATGCCACCCAGGCCTCCGGCGCCGGCCTGCTCGGGGCCATCCCGCAGGACAAGACGATGACCGCCGAGCGCACCGACCGGCTTGGGGATCCGTCCCCGCGCGCCGCGGAGGCCGTGCGCCAGCTGCGCACCAACCTGCGTTTCGCGGCGGTGGATGATCCGCCCCGCGTGGTCATGGTGACCAGCTCCAACCCGGGCGAGGGCAAGTCCACCGTGATCGGCAGTCTGGCCCAGGCTGTCGCGGCCTCGGGTCAGCCGGTCATCCTGATCGACGCCGACCTCCGCCGCCCGCGCCAGGCCGGCCAGTTCGGCGTGGACGGCCGCGTGGGGCTCTCCGAGGTGCTCAGCGGGGACGTGTTCCTCGCGGACGCCCTGATCACCCTCGAGGACGGCCTCGTGCTGCTGCCGGCCGGGCGCACGCCCCCGAACCCGTCCGAGCAGCTCGGCTCGTCCCGGATGAGGGAGCTCCTCGAGGCCCTCTCGGAGACGCACATGATCCTGGTGGACGCCCCGCCGGTGCTGCCGGTGACGGACTCCACGCTGCTGGCCAACGCGGTGGACGGCACCATCCTGGTGGTGCGCCACGGCACGACGCGCAAGGAGCACGTGGAGGTGGCGAGGGACATGCTGGCCCGGGTGCACGCCCGCGTGCTCGGTGTGGTGCTCAACGGCGTCCCCGCCTCGGGCGTGGGGAGCGACTACTACGGCGGCGGTCTCGGATCCCATGAAGACGAGTACCACGCCTACTACCGCGCCCCCGCAGAATCGCGGAAGGCGGAGGCTCCGCTCGACGGCGCCGGCACGGACGCGGCAGCCGAGGCCCGGGGCAGCACCGTCGCCGAGGAACGACGCGGCTGA
- a CDS encoding nucleotidyltransferase family protein yields MGERATGPRPAAPPSLDLEVRVRLAHARITHLLDRAGIRGLHLKGYATEPGVYPEHRRSSDVDLLVHPADAAAVIALLRSHGWEPVATFSEGSIFQHAATLWHDQLGYVDVHRLFPGLGASPEAAFDALWSEHVHLVIAGRPVPVPSPRHQRLVVIVHAARDPYRGAHDVRHIRESLPAESWAALREEAHRLDAGAAWHVATGEAADGVDTRQLTLFAALHESQSGLELFRTRWQSTATARERAVLVARTIPVNRPHLQMRLGRPVTRADLWREQRARLGALAGWAWTKAVRRDR; encoded by the coding sequence ATGGGCGAACGAGCGACGGGACCGCGACCGGCCGCCCCGCCGTCCCTGGACCTCGAGGTCCGCGTCCGCCTCGCCCACGCCCGCATCACGCATCTGCTGGACCGAGCCGGCATCCGGGGCCTGCACCTCAAGGGCTATGCCACCGAGCCCGGCGTCTACCCCGAGCACCGCCGCAGTTCGGACGTGGACCTGCTGGTCCATCCGGCCGATGCCGCCGCCGTCATCGCACTCCTGCGCTCCCACGGCTGGGAACCGGTCGCCACCTTCTCGGAGGGGTCGATCTTCCAGCACGCGGCCACGCTCTGGCACGACCAGCTGGGATATGTGGACGTGCATCGGCTCTTCCCCGGCCTCGGCGCGTCCCCCGAGGCGGCCTTCGACGCCCTGTGGAGCGAGCACGTCCACCTCGTGATCGCCGGCCGGCCCGTTCCGGTGCCGAGCCCGCGCCATCAGCGGCTCGTCGTGATCGTCCACGCGGCCCGCGACCCGTATCGCGGCGCGCACGACGTCCGGCACATCCGGGAGTCCCTCCCCGCCGAGAGCTGGGCAGCCCTGCGCGAGGAAGCCCACCGGCTGGACGCGGGCGCGGCCTGGCACGTCGCCACGGGCGAGGCCGCCGACGGCGTCGACACCCGGCAGCTGACCCTCTTCGCGGCGCTGCACGAGAGCCAGAGCGGTCTCGAGCTGTTCCGCACCCGGTGGCAGTCGACCGCCACGGCGCGGGAGCGGGCCGTCCTCGTGGCCCGCACGATCCCGGTCAACCGCCCCCATCTGCAGATGCGCCTGGGCCGGCCTGTCACGCGCGCGGACCTGTGGCGCGAGCAGCGCGCCCGGCTCGGCGCACTCGCCGGCTGGGCCTGGACGAAGGCGGTGCGCCGTGACCGTTGA
- a CDS encoding PqqD family protein — MTVETTEGWALAPDIAWARTAGGQAAVMTLEAGQPLLLSASGDVIWDILVGGRTPEDDLVADPPAPLSTTDVTVQVAEAFGLAPADVAADVHAFLEMLEAHGVLVRMTTA; from the coding sequence GTGACCGTTGAGACCACCGAGGGCTGGGCCCTCGCCCCCGACATCGCGTGGGCCCGCACCGCCGGCGGCCAGGCCGCCGTCATGACGCTCGAGGCCGGTCAGCCGCTGCTGTTGAGCGCCTCGGGCGACGTGATCTGGGACATCCTCGTGGGCGGCCGCACGCCGGAGGACGACCTGGTCGCGGATCCACCGGCGCCGCTGTCGACGACGGACGTCACGGTCCAGGTGGCGGAGGCGTTCGGCCTCGCCCCCGCCGACGTCGCGGCCGACGTCCACGCGTTCCTCGAGATGCTCGAGGCGCACGGCGTCCTCGTCCGCATGACGACGGCCTGA
- the mfd gene encoding transcription-repair coupling factor, which yields MSAPAPAPATAEGTVPVLAPLLPVVARDHALEAAAASAGRALTARGAELEVGLPDGARAPLFALLADAVSTGHGPGAAVLAVTATSREAEDLLADLAAWTDPDRVALFPSWETLPHERLSPRSDTVGARLAVLRRLAHPGEEGRAPLRVVVAPVRSVLQPMVAGLGELAPVRLAVGEERDFDAVVQALADAAYARVDMVSRRGEFAVRGGLIDVFPPTAAHPVRIEFFGDEVEQMRWFSVADQRSLQDTTEDGTGHPTELYAPPCRELLLSDSVRERARALAARLPGAADMLERLAEGVAVEGMESLSPLLADGMTSLVELLPEGSLTVLVEPERIRHRADDLLTTNQEFLAAAWAGAAQGADAPVDLGAEDQSAAGGFLTLTELREAALQRGQGHWSTTALSPDDELLPDAATLRSGLGSPTTFGGDMDAMVRFTRGRLEDGWSVVLLTDGPGSARRLAELHADAGLTASVLTGPVDADPAPGRVRVATAAVGTGFVDPAQKLAVVTEQDLFGRHRTAGTRAAGAPLARKRRNAVDPLALQPGDHVVHSQHGIARFVELQRRPVAGGPRRRPGEEESYREYLVLEYAPSKRGAPGDRLFVPTDQLDLISQYVGGESPVLSKMGGSDWAQTKSKAKRATKEIAGELIRLYSARMASRGHSFAPDTPWQAELEEAFPYIETPDQLTTIEEVKRDMEATVPMDRLVSGDVGFGKTEVAVRAAFKAVQDGKQVAVLVPTTLLARQHHQTFTDRFAGFPVTVAALSRFQTVKESKEVVEGLASGEVDVIVGTHRLLSQEVQFKDLGLVIVDEEQRFGVEHKEALKKMRTNVDVLAMSATPIPRTLEMSLTGIRETSTLATAPEERHPVLTSVGPYTDQQVTAAIRRELMREGQVFYVHNRVTTIDKVAKRIAELVPEARIAVAHGKMGEARLEQIMVDFWERRFDVLVSTTIIETGLDIANANTLIVEDAHRYGLSQLHQLRGRVGRGRERAYAYFLYDPQRPLGEVAMERLKAVAQHNELGAGLQLAMKDLEIRGAGNLLGGEQSGHIAGVGFDLYLRMVGEAVADFKGEEDTAPAEVKVELPVNAHLPHDYVPGERLRLEMYRALATAVDDAAVDAVVEEMQDRYGPLPEPVQALVAVARFRNRARAAGVTEVMLLGQNVKFGPADDLPESRQMRLQRMYKGAQVKPALNAVLIPRPKTKPVMGQDLVDAPLLAWADQVVQAIFAPEG from the coding sequence GTGAGCGCTCCCGCCCCCGCCCCCGCGACCGCCGAGGGGACGGTGCCCGTGCTCGCGCCGCTGCTGCCCGTGGTGGCCCGCGACCACGCCCTCGAGGCGGCCGCCGCCTCCGCCGGCCGCGCGCTGACCGCCCGCGGCGCCGAGCTAGAGGTGGGCCTGCCGGACGGCGCCCGCGCTCCGCTGTTCGCCCTGCTCGCGGACGCGGTGTCCACCGGTCACGGGCCGGGCGCCGCGGTGCTCGCGGTGACCGCCACCTCGCGCGAGGCCGAGGACCTGCTGGCCGACCTCGCCGCCTGGACGGACCCGGACCGGGTGGCCCTGTTCCCCTCGTGGGAGACCCTGCCGCACGAGCGCCTCTCGCCGCGCTCGGACACCGTGGGCGCCCGCCTGGCCGTGCTGCGCCGCCTGGCGCACCCGGGCGAGGAGGGGCGGGCGCCGCTGCGCGTCGTCGTCGCCCCCGTGCGCTCCGTGCTGCAGCCGATGGTCGCGGGCCTGGGCGAGCTGGCGCCCGTGCGGCTGGCGGTGGGGGAGGAGCGCGACTTCGACGCCGTGGTCCAGGCCCTGGCCGACGCCGCCTATGCCCGCGTGGACATGGTGTCCCGGCGCGGGGAGTTCGCGGTGCGCGGCGGGCTGATCGACGTGTTCCCGCCCACCGCCGCCCACCCCGTGCGCATCGAGTTCTTCGGGGACGAGGTGGAGCAGATGCGCTGGTTCTCCGTGGCGGACCAGCGCTCCCTGCAGGACACCACCGAGGACGGCACCGGCCACCCCACCGAGCTGTACGCGCCGCCGTGCCGGGAGCTGCTGCTGAGCGACTCCGTGCGCGAGCGCGCCCGCGCCCTGGCCGCCCGTCTGCCGGGCGCGGCGGACATGCTCGAGCGCCTCGCCGAGGGCGTGGCCGTGGAGGGCATGGAGTCCCTCTCCCCGCTGCTCGCGGACGGCATGACCTCGCTGGTGGAGCTGCTCCCCGAGGGGTCGCTGACGGTCCTCGTGGAGCCCGAGCGGATCCGCCACCGCGCGGACGACCTGCTCACCACCAACCAGGAGTTCCTGGCCGCCGCGTGGGCCGGCGCCGCTCAGGGCGCGGATGCCCCCGTGGACCTCGGCGCCGAGGACCAGTCCGCCGCGGGCGGCTTCCTCACCCTCACCGAGCTGCGGGAGGCCGCGCTCCAGCGCGGCCAGGGCCACTGGTCCACCACCGCGCTCTCCCCGGACGACGAGCTCCTCCCCGACGCCGCCACCCTGCGTTCCGGGCTGGGCTCGCCCACCACCTTCGGCGGCGACATGGACGCGATGGTCCGCTTCACCCGCGGCCGGCTCGAGGACGGCTGGTCCGTGGTGCTGCTGACGGACGGGCCCGGCTCGGCCCGCCGCCTCGCCGAGCTCCACGCCGACGCCGGCCTCACCGCCTCCGTCCTGACCGGCCCCGTGGACGCGGACCCGGCGCCGGGCCGGGTGCGCGTGGCGACCGCCGCCGTCGGGACCGGGTTCGTGGACCCCGCGCAGAAGCTGGCCGTGGTCACCGAGCAGGACCTGTTCGGCCGGCACCGCACCGCGGGCACCCGCGCGGCCGGGGCGCCGCTGGCCCGCAAGCGGCGCAACGCCGTGGACCCGCTGGCCCTGCAGCCGGGGGACCACGTGGTGCACTCCCAGCACGGGATCGCCCGGTTCGTGGAGCTGCAGCGCCGCCCCGTGGCCGGCGGCCCCCGCCGACGCCCGGGCGAGGAGGAGTCCTACCGCGAGTACCTGGTGCTCGAGTACGCACCGTCCAAGCGCGGCGCTCCCGGGGACCGGCTGTTCGTGCCCACGGACCAGCTGGACCTGATCTCGCAGTACGTGGGCGGGGAGAGCCCCGTGCTGTCCAAGATGGGCGGCTCGGACTGGGCGCAGACCAAGTCCAAGGCCAAGCGCGCCACCAAGGAGATCGCCGGCGAGCTCATCCGCCTCTACTCCGCCCGCATGGCCTCGCGGGGCCACTCCTTCGCCCCGGACACCCCCTGGCAGGCCGAGCTGGAGGAGGCCTTCCCGTACATCGAGACCCCGGACCAGCTGACCACCATCGAGGAGGTCAAGAGGGACATGGAGGCCACCGTCCCCATGGACCGCCTGGTCTCCGGGGACGTGGGCTTCGGCAAGACCGAGGTGGCCGTCCGCGCCGCGTTCAAGGCCGTGCAGGACGGCAAGCAGGTAGCGGTCCTGGTCCCGACGACGCTGCTCGCCCGCCAGCACCACCAGACCTTCACGGACCGGTTCGCCGGCTTCCCCGTGACCGTGGCCGCGCTCTCCCGCTTCCAGACCGTCAAGGAGTCCAAGGAGGTCGTCGAGGGCCTGGCCTCCGGCGAGGTGGACGTGATCGTCGGCACCCATCGCCTGCTCTCCCAGGAGGTCCAGTTCAAGGACCTGGGCCTCGTGATCGTGGACGAGGAGCAGCGCTTCGGCGTGGAGCACAAGGAGGCGCTGAAGAAGATGCGCACCAACGTGGACGTGCTCGCCATGTCCGCCACGCCCATCCCGCGCACCCTGGAGATGTCCCTCACCGGCATCCGCGAGACCTCCACGCTGGCCACCGCGCCCGAGGAGCGCCACCCCGTGCTCACCTCCGTGGGCCCGTACACGGACCAGCAGGTCACCGCCGCCATCCGCCGCGAGCTCATGCGCGAGGGCCAGGTGTTCTACGTGCACAACCGCGTGACCACCATCGACAAGGTGGCCAAGCGCATCGCCGAGCTGGTGCCGGAGGCGCGGATCGCCGTCGCCCACGGCAAGATGGGCGAGGCCCGGCTCGAGCAGATCATGGTGGACTTCTGGGAGCGGCGCTTCGACGTGCTGGTGTCCACCACCATCATCGAGACCGGCCTGGACATCGCCAACGCGAACACCCTGATCGTGGAGGACGCGCACCGCTACGGCCTGTCCCAGCTGCACCAGCTGCGCGGCCGCGTGGGCCGCGGACGCGAGCGCGCCTACGCCTACTTCCTCTACGACCCGCAGAGGCCCCTGGGCGAGGTGGCCATGGAGCGGCTCAAGGCCGTGGCCCAGCACAACGAGCTCGGCGCGGGTCTGCAGCTGGCCATGAAGGACCTCGAGATCCGCGGCGCCGGCAACCTGCTCGGCGGCGAGCAGTCCGGGCACATCGCCGGCGTGGGCTTCGACCTGTACCTGCGCATGGTGGGCGAGGCCGTGGCCGACTTCAAGGGCGAGGAGGACACCGCGCCCGCCGAGGTCAAGGTGGAGCTGCCCGTCAACGCCCACCTGCCGCACGACTACGTGCCGGGGGAGCGGCTGCGCCTGGAGATGTACCGGGCCCTGGCCACGGCCGTGGACGACGCCGCCGTGGACGCCGTGGTGGAGGAGATGCAGGACCGCTACGGGCCGCTGCCGGAGCCGGTGCAGGCCCTCGTGGCCGTGGCCCGGTTCCGCAACCGCGCCCGCGCGGCCGGGGTCACGGAGGTCATGCTGCTGGGGCAGAACGTGAAGTTCGGCCCTGCTGACGACCTGCCGGAGTCCCGCCAGATGCGCCTGCAGCGCATGTACAAGGGCGCCCAGGTCAAGCCGGCGCTCAACGCCGTGCTCATCCCGCGGCCCAAGACCAAGCCGGTCATGGGCCAGGATCTCGTGGACGCCCCGCTGCTCGCGTGGGCGGACCAGGTGGTGCAGGCGATCTTCGCGCCGGAGGGCTGA
- a CDS encoding MauE/DoxX family redox-associated membrane protein yields the protein MSALWAVALIMLLSGAAKLRSREDVGAVFTRLKVPRALAAPWLARAFPWLELLLGLALLLPFPALRPLVGAAAVALFTAFLVLVVRAKDDGVSCGCFGEASAAPISRWTIVRNVLFLALAVLALVEGIVSFLTHDAVAWVPLTAFGSGAWAWALLVALLLAAAAFLVGRESVPPADDPDPFDAGAPAAATAPVAGAPAAPEGGDEPERRPFPAAVVVSDSSYRSLHDVVAEGAVVALRLSPGCGSCSSVIAQLPDYVDRLGPVRPRVLVPRYGTAAEHAPHLGQIPAELVLEDPGAGACQGLGLSSFPSAVLLGTDRLTAGGPVFGADAVLEFLDEIAEIMAAELPAAQTDHDHGGHRP from the coding sequence ATGTCCGCTCTCTGGGCCGTGGCCCTGATCATGCTCCTCAGCGGCGCCGCGAAGCTGCGCTCCCGCGAGGACGTGGGGGCCGTCTTCACCCGCCTGAAGGTGCCCCGTGCGCTGGCCGCGCCGTGGCTCGCTCGGGCGTTCCCCTGGCTCGAGCTGCTGCTCGGCCTGGCCCTCCTGCTGCCCTTCCCGGCGCTGCGCCCGCTCGTGGGGGCCGCCGCGGTGGCCCTGTTCACGGCGTTCCTGGTGCTCGTGGTGCGCGCCAAGGACGACGGCGTCTCGTGCGGGTGCTTCGGCGAGGCCTCGGCGGCCCCGATCTCCCGCTGGACGATCGTGCGCAACGTGCTCTTCCTCGCCCTGGCCGTGCTCGCCCTGGTCGAGGGGATCGTCTCCTTCCTCACGCACGACGCCGTGGCCTGGGTCCCGCTGACCGCGTTCGGCTCCGGCGCGTGGGCGTGGGCGCTCCTGGTGGCCCTGCTGCTGGCCGCGGCCGCGTTCCTCGTGGGGCGCGAGTCGGTGCCGCCGGCGGACGACCCCGACCCGTTCGACGCCGGTGCGCCCGCCGCCGCGACGGCCCCCGTGGCGGGTGCGCCCGCCGCCCCGGAGGGCGGTGACGAGCCCGAGCGTCGTCCGTTCCCCGCCGCCGTGGTGGTCTCGGACTCCTCGTACCGGTCCCTCCACGACGTCGTGGCCGAGGGTGCCGTGGTGGCCCTGCGCCTCTCGCCCGGCTGCGGCTCGTGCTCCTCCGTGATCGCGCAGCTGCCCGACTACGTGGACCGGCTCGGTCCGGTCCGGCCCCGCGTGCTGGTGCCCCGCTACGGCACCGCCGCGGAGCATGCCCCGCACCTGGGGCAGATCCCCGCGGAGCTGGTGCTGGAGGACCCCGGGGCGGGGGCGTGCCAGGGACTCGGCCTGAGCTCCTTCCCCAGCGCCGTCCTGCTCGGCACGGACCGCCTCACCGCCGGCGGCCCGGTCTTCGGCGCGGACGCCGTCCTGGAGTTCCTCGACGAGATCGCCGAGATCATGGCCGCCGAGCTCCCCGCCGCGCAGACCGATCACGACCATGGAGGACACCGCCCGTGA
- a CDS encoding DUF2505 domain-containing protein, translating to MAFSAQQTIPHPPAAVAEALFSEDFHRSVAESLGGSLVSFTRTGEGDGEVTLTIVRQGPTDRLPEMARKIVGGNARIEQVERWSAAATDGSRTGTTTITVPAAKATAEGTLRLAAVPAGTEYAVDGDLQVKIPLVGSKVAQKAEPMVGKVVARAGREVSAWIERGGRA from the coding sequence ATGGCCTTCAGCGCCCAGCAGACCATCCCGCACCCCCCGGCCGCCGTGGCCGAGGCCCTCTTCTCCGAGGACTTCCACCGCTCCGTGGCCGAGTCCCTCGGCGGCTCCCTCGTCAGCTTCACCCGCACCGGTGAGGGCGACGGCGAGGTGACCCTCACCATCGTCCGGCAGGGCCCCACGGACCGCCTGCCGGAGATGGCCCGCAAGATCGTGGGCGGCAACGCCCGGATCGAGCAGGTCGAGCGCTGGTCGGCCGCCGCCACGGACGGCTCCCGCACCGGCACCACCACCATCACCGTGCCCGCCGCGAAGGCCACCGCGGAGGGGACCCTGCGCCTGGCCGCCGTGCCCGCCGGCACGGAGTACGCCGTGGACGGCGACCTGCAGGTGAAGATCCCGCTGGTGGGCTCCAAGGTCGCCCAGAAGGCCGAGCCGATGGTGGGCAAGGTCGTGGCCCGCGCCGGCCGCGAGGTGTCCGCCTGGATCGAGCGCGGGGGCCGGGCCTGA
- the pth gene encoding aminoacyl-tRNA hydrolase, which translates to MAGTTLVVGLGNPGPEYERTRHNIGQMVVGELASRMGGGFTRHKAGAVVATGRLGIGGPRVVLAMSTGYMNTSGRPVSALAKFYDVGPEDLVVVHDELDIPFDTLRLKRGGGEGGHNGLKSITASLGTKDYFRVRAGIGRPPGRMDVADFVLKPFTKAEQDLLPLHVDRAADAVEALVTDGLEAAQQRFNS; encoded by the coding sequence ATGGCGGGGACCACGCTCGTCGTCGGGCTCGGGAATCCCGGGCCCGAGTACGAGCGCACCCGCCACAACATCGGCCAGATGGTGGTGGGTGAGCTCGCCTCCCGCATGGGGGGCGGGTTCACCCGCCACAAGGCCGGCGCCGTGGTGGCCACCGGCCGGCTCGGCATCGGCGGGCCCCGCGTGGTCCTGGCGATGTCCACGGGGTACATGAACACCTCCGGGCGCCCGGTCTCCGCCCTGGCGAAGTTCTACGACGTCGGCCCGGAGGACCTCGTGGTGGTCCACGACGAGCTGGACATCCCCTTCGACACCCTGCGGCTCAAGCGCGGCGGGGGAGAGGGCGGCCACAACGGGCTCAAGTCCATCACCGCGTCCCTGGGGACCAAGGACTACTTCCGCGTGCGCGCCGGCATCGGCCGCCCGCCCGGCCGCATGGACGTGGCCGACTTCGTGCTCAAGCCGTTCACCAAGGCCGAGCAGGACTTGCTGCCCCTCCACGTGGACCGCGCCGCGGACGCCGTGGAGGCCCTCGTGACCGACGGCCTCGAGGCCGCCCAGCAGCGGTTCAACTCCTGA
- a CDS encoding 50S ribosomal protein L25/general stress protein Ctc → MSDEFKIKVIRRTDFGKGAARQARRAGMIPAVVYGHGADPIHLLLPAQETTLAVRNPNALMHVVNEAGEDHMVLPKEIQRHPLKQTVEHLDLIEVRRGEKVVVDVPVEVEGELSTEVDTTYVLDYATVPVEAEATHLPESVTISIEGREPGQHVYATDVQLPAGVVLQLEDDIVIATVSEVVEQDLGDTSTQEEQAAEGEETEAAEGEGSGEAAESDAEGSED, encoded by the coding sequence ATGTCTGACGAGTTCAAGATCAAGGTCATCCGCCGCACCGACTTCGGCAAGGGCGCCGCCCGCCAGGCCCGCCGCGCCGGCATGATCCCCGCGGTCGTCTACGGCCATGGCGCCGACCCCATCCACCTGCTGCTGCCGGCCCAGGAGACCACCCTGGCCGTCCGCAACCCCAACGCCCTGATGCACGTGGTGAACGAGGCCGGCGAGGACCACATGGTGCTCCCCAAGGAGATCCAGCGCCACCCGCTGAAGCAGACCGTCGAGCACCTGGACCTGATCGAGGTCCGCCGCGGCGAGAAGGTCGTCGTGGACGTCCCGGTCGAGGTGGAGGGCGAGCTGTCCACCGAGGTGGACACCACCTATGTGCTGGACTACGCCACCGTGCCGGTCGAGGCCGAGGCCACCCACCTGCCCGAGTCGGTCACCATCTCCATCGAGGGCCGCGAGCCGGGCCAGCACGTGTACGCCACCGACGTGCAGCTGCCCGCCGGTGTCGTCCTGCAGCTCGAGGACGACATCGTCATCGCCACCGTCTCCGAGGTCGTGGAGCAGGACCTGGGCGACACCTCCACCCAGGAGGAGCAGGCCGCCGAGGGCGAGGAGACCGAGGCCGCCGAGGGCGAGGGCTCCGGCGAGGCCGCCGAGTCCGACGCCGAGGGCTCCGAGGACTGA
- a CDS encoding sugar nucleotide-binding protein, translated as MQITETAIPGLLVLDLDVHGDNRGWFKENWQGEKIRALAAEHPRLASLAPVQNNISFNDAVGTTRGIHAEPWDKYVAVAHGRIFGAWVDLREGPSFGAVATVELGPEKAVFVPRGVGNSYQTLEPDTAYTYLVNDHWSADAQGQYTFLNLADPTAAIAWPIPLEDAELSDKDRAHPMLADVTPMPPAPILVLGAGGQLGRALVARAEAAGIPVQAHGRDTWDMTDPASWPREHFRGLRAVVNASAMTAVDAAETPEGRAQAWAVNATAVAELARRCAEAGVPLAHVSTDYVFDGTLPVGQEHPVDHPLAPLGVYGQSKAAGEAAVRTVPRHWIVRTSWVIGEGKNFVATMASLAERGIDPAVVADQHGRLTFADDLADALLHLVTTDVPTGTFHMTNSGDVVTWHDVARWVFEDTGHDAGRVSATTTAAYLAGKEGVAPRPTNSALDLGPLAAVGYTAPDQRGRLRDHLS; from the coding sequence ATGCAGATCACCGAGACCGCCATCCCCGGCCTGCTCGTCCTCGACCTCGACGTCCACGGGGACAACCGCGGCTGGTTCAAGGAGAACTGGCAGGGGGAGAAGATCCGCGCCCTCGCCGCCGAGCACCCCCGCCTGGCCTCGCTCGCCCCGGTGCAGAACAACATCTCCTTCAACGACGCCGTCGGCACCACCCGCGGCATCCACGCCGAGCCGTGGGACAAGTACGTGGCCGTCGCCCACGGCCGGATCTTCGGCGCCTGGGTGGACCTGCGCGAAGGGCCGTCCTTCGGCGCCGTCGCCACCGTGGAGCTCGGCCCGGAGAAGGCCGTCTTCGTGCCGCGCGGGGTGGGCAACTCCTACCAGACGCTCGAGCCGGACACCGCCTACACCTACCTGGTGAACGACCACTGGTCCGCCGACGCGCAGGGCCAGTACACGTTCCTCAACCTCGCGGACCCGACGGCGGCCATCGCCTGGCCCATCCCGCTCGAGGACGCCGAGCTCTCGGACAAGGACCGCGCCCACCCGATGCTCGCGGACGTCACCCCCATGCCGCCCGCGCCGATCCTCGTGCTCGGCGCCGGCGGGCAGCTCGGCCGCGCCCTCGTGGCCCGGGCCGAGGCGGCGGGCATCCCGGTGCAGGCCCACGGCCGGGACACCTGGGACATGACCGACCCGGCCTCATGGCCGCGGGAGCACTTCCGCGGCCTGCGCGCCGTGGTCAACGCGTCCGCCATGACCGCGGTGGACGCTGCCGAGACGCCCGAGGGCCGGGCCCAGGCCTGGGCCGTCAACGCGACCGCCGTCGCCGAGCTCGCCCGCCGCTGCGCCGAGGCCGGCGTCCCCCTGGCCCACGTCTCCACGGACTACGTGTTCGACGGCACCCTCCCCGTGGGGCAGGAGCACCCGGTGGACCACCCGCTCGCGCCACTGGGCGTCTACGGCCAGTCGAAGGCCGCCGGTGAGGCCGCGGTGCGCACCGTGCCGCGGCACTGGATCGTCCGCACCTCCTGGGTGATCGGGGAGGGGAAGAACTTCGTGGCCACCATGGCCTCCCTCGCCGAGCGCGGGATCGACCCGGCCGTCGTCGCCGACCAGCACGGCCGCCTCACCTTCGCCGACGACCTCGCCGACGCCCTGCTGCACCTGGTCACCACGGACGTGCCCACGGGCACGTTCCACATGACCAACAGTGGCGACGTGGTCACCTGGCACGACGTCGCCCGGTGGGTCTTCGAGGACACCGGCCACGACGCCGGGCGCGTCTCCGCCACGACCACCGCGGCGTACCTGGCCGGCAAGGAGGGCGTGGCCCCGCGGCCGACCAACAGCGCCCTCGACCTCGGGCCCCTGGCCGCCGTCGGCTACACCGCCCCGGACCAGCGTGGACGCCTGCGAGACCACCTGTCCTGA